One window of the Hyperolius riggenbachi isolate aHypRig1 chromosome 5, aHypRig1.pri, whole genome shotgun sequence genome contains the following:
- the LOC137518910 gene encoding zinc finger protein SNAI2 → MPRSFLVKKHFNSSKKPNYGELDNHTVIISPFLYERYPVSMIPQADILSSVAYSPITVWTSLLPPTLPGDLSPLSGYPPSLGRGSPPPQSDTSSKDHSGSESPISDEEERIQSKLSDPHAIEVEKFQCSLCSKTYSTFSGLAKHKQLHCDAQARKSFSCKYCEKEYVSLGALKMHIRTHTLPCVCKICGKAFSRPWLLQGHIRTHTGEKPFSCPHCNRAFADRSNLRAHLQTHSDVKKYQCKSCSKTFSRMSLLHKHEESGCCVTH, encoded by the exons ATGCCACGATCCTTCCTGGTCAAGAAACACTTTAACTCCTCCAAAAAGCCGAATTATGGAGAGCTGGACAATCACACAG TGATCatctctccattcctctatgaacGATATCCCGTGTCGATGATCCCTCAGGCAGACATCCTCAGCTCAGTGGCCTACAGCCCTATCACAGTGTGGACTAGCCTGCTCCCCCCTACCCTTCCCGGAGACCTGTCACCCCTGTCAGGATACCCTCCATCACTAGGACGGGGCAGTCCACCTCCTCAGTCTGACACCTCATCTAAAGACCACAGTGGCTCTGAGAGTCCCATCAGCGACGAGGAGGAGAGGATCCAATCCAAACTTTCTGACCCCCATGCCATAGAGGTGGAAAAGTTTCAGTGCAGCCTGTGCAGCAAGACCTACTCCACGTTCTCCGGCTTGGCCAAGCACAAGCAGCTGCACTGTGATGCTCAGGCTAGGAAATCGTTCAGCTGCAAGTACTGTGAAAAGGAGTACGTGAGTCTGGGGGCTCTAAAGATGCACATCAGGACTCACACGTTACCCTGTGTGTGCAAGATCTGTGGAAAGGCTTTCTCCAGACCATGGCTATTGCAAGGACACATCAGAACTCACACAG gagaaaAGCCATTCTCATGCCCACACTGCAACAGGGCTTTTGCGGACAGGTCAAATCTGAGAGCCCATTTGCAAACCCACTCAGATGTGAAGAAATATCAATGCAAAAGTTGTTCCAAAACTTTTTCCAGAATGTCCCTACTGCACAAGCATGAGGAGTCTGGGTGCTGTGTAACCCACTGA